In one Methylocaldum szegediense genomic region, the following are encoded:
- the csx2 gene encoding TIGR02221 family CRISPR-associated protein: MEKEERVLVSTLGRARLDPRTGYKMARYRFDSNSVQETPFLGLALRGICQPDRMMVLGTTGSMWDVLIEHHAEDGSLEDKRIELMEAVQKESVDAALLNAVTPLVEQRLGIPTKLVLIPYAKTLEEQVEILRILATEIKNGEQVILDVTHGFRHLPMLSLVAGHYLERVKGNKIEDIYYGALEMTSPEGETPVLKLTGLLRLMDWIEALAAYDKDGDYGVFADLLQQEGFPENRAQQLRRAAFFERTTNPAKARPVLSGVFAGIENLNTAIGSLFQPELSKRIDWFRPPHRDAWELALADAYLERRDYLRTAIYLQEAFISRKVREQKGEMNDFDTRDSARHRAKDDEHFRRLTYLRNAMAHGIRPEDRQTLAAVQDEISLRSALKEIRKQLFGK, from the coding sequence ATGGAAAAAGAAGAAAGAGTATTGGTTAGCACACTAGGCAGAGCTCGCCTCGATCCGAGAACGGGCTACAAGATGGCCCGCTACCGGTTCGACAGCAACTCGGTACAAGAAACGCCTTTTCTCGGTCTCGCCTTACGGGGGATCTGCCAGCCGGATCGCATGATGGTACTCGGCACCACTGGAAGCATGTGGGATGTGCTCATCGAACACCATGCGGAAGACGGCAGCTTGGAGGACAAGCGGATCGAACTCATGGAAGCCGTGCAAAAGGAATCGGTCGACGCGGCGTTATTGAACGCAGTAACGCCATTGGTCGAACAACGCCTCGGTATCCCCACCAAACTGGTCCTGATTCCATACGCCAAGACACTGGAAGAGCAAGTCGAAATCCTGCGAATTCTGGCTACCGAAATCAAAAACGGCGAACAGGTCATCCTGGACGTAACCCATGGTTTCCGCCACCTGCCCATGCTGTCCCTGGTCGCGGGTCATTATCTCGAGCGGGTGAAAGGTAACAAAATCGAAGACATTTACTACGGCGCACTGGAGATGACGTCTCCCGAAGGAGAAACGCCGGTGCTCAAACTAACTGGGCTCCTTCGCCTAATGGACTGGATCGAGGCTCTTGCCGCCTATGACAAGGATGGCGACTACGGGGTCTTCGCCGACCTCTTGCAACAAGAAGGTTTTCCCGAAAATCGAGCGCAACAGCTCCGCAGGGCCGCGTTTTTCGAGCGGACTACCAACCCTGCCAAAGCCCGTCCGGTCTTGTCCGGCGTGTTTGCCGGCATCGAAAACCTGAACACGGCTATCGGCAGTCTGTTCCAACCCGAACTCTCGAAGCGCATTGACTGGTTTCGGCCTCCGCACCGGGACGCCTGGGAATTGGCGCTGGCCGATGCCTACTTGGAGAGAAGGGATTATCTGCGGACGGCGATTTACCTTCAGGAAGCGTTTATTTCCCGCAAGGTACGGGAGCAAAAGGGCGAGATGAACGATTTCGACACGCGGGATTCGGCCCGTCATCGGGCCAAGGACGATGAGCACTTCCGGAGACTGACTTATCTGCGCAATGCGATGGCTCACGGGATCAGGCCGGAGGACAGGCAAACCTTGGCGGCTGTGCAGGATGAAATCAGCCTGCGCAGCGCCCTGAAAGAGATTCGCAAGCAACTGTTTGGCAAATAA
- a CDS encoding CRISPR-associated helicase/endonuclease Cas3, whose translation MTNPIAHVRQTETGAFVTHDLSDHLFGTAALARQFAETFGSGDWAYLAGLWHDLGKYRERFQRYIRKSSGYDSDAHIEGKPGRAPHSTAGALLACDRFDKAGRVLAYLIAGHHAGLHDWHGGLDSRLDGENARRELQEALSAGPPAEILAAGDTFRPDLRRVPGLKEGFALWIRMLFSCLVDADFLDTEEFMEEDKAKRRGGYPEIPELLACFDRYMKDMAERLAEKGPLTPVNRLRTDTLRQCRERAGEPPGLFSLTVPTGGGKTLSSMAFALEHAKRHGKRRIIYAIPYTSIIEQTSDVFRRVFEGLAPDPVVEHHSNADADASEETLKSRLACENWDAPIIVTTNVQFYESLFTAKTSRCRKLHNIVNSVVVLDEAHLLPPEFLQPILDVLKLLAHHYGVSIVLSSATQPALSTREYFDPSQNLDGLDNVRELMEGGPFVRNPDELYRALKRVEVRLPEDWNTPMTWESLTGELQQRGSVLCIVNRRKDARELFKLMPKGTLHLSALMCGAHRSDVIRLIKKRLEAGEIVRVVSTQLVEAGVDLDFPVVYRALAGLDSIAQAAGRCNREGKLEKGEVVVFIPPKASPPGLLRKAEDASRTVLYGKIADPLERTLFDRYFVQFYHACQLDQHGIRDQLKVGDNSLAVNFRTAAEKFRLIQDQDSATIVVRYRGLDQSDNTVNALLGKLRKDGPERWLMRKLQRYTVSVPRRYVERWLRLGDVQEWQPGLFVQVSDVGYSNDLGLLLEEDDGEPPVLCV comes from the coding sequence ATGACAAATCCAATCGCCCATGTCCGACAGACCGAAACCGGTGCATTCGTCACGCACGATCTATCTGACCACCTCTTCGGCACAGCCGCGCTGGCCCGCCAATTCGCCGAAACGTTCGGTAGCGGCGACTGGGCTTACCTGGCCGGTCTTTGGCACGATCTCGGGAAATACCGAGAGCGGTTTCAGCGCTACATCCGCAAATCCAGCGGCTACGACAGCGATGCCCATATCGAAGGCAAACCCGGCAGGGCACCTCATTCCACAGCGGGCGCTTTGCTGGCTTGCGACAGGTTCGATAAAGCGGGTCGCGTGCTGGCCTATCTGATCGCGGGACATCACGCCGGACTTCACGACTGGCACGGCGGGCTCGACTCGCGGCTGGACGGTGAAAACGCCAGGCGAGAACTTCAGGAAGCGCTCTCGGCCGGCCCGCCCGCCGAAATTCTCGCGGCCGGCGATACCTTCCGGCCCGACCTACGCCGCGTGCCAGGTCTCAAGGAGGGCTTCGCCCTGTGGATACGGATGTTGTTTTCCTGTCTGGTGGACGCCGATTTTCTCGACACAGAAGAGTTCATGGAGGAGGACAAGGCCAAACGGCGCGGCGGCTATCCGGAGATTCCGGAACTCCTTGCCTGTTTCGATCGCTATATGAAAGACATGGCCGAGCGGTTGGCCGAGAAAGGTCCGCTGACGCCCGTCAATCGGCTGCGGACGGACACTCTGCGCCAGTGCCGGGAACGCGCCGGCGAACCGCCGGGCTTGTTCTCCCTCACCGTCCCCACCGGCGGCGGCAAAACCCTGTCGAGCATGGCGTTCGCCCTGGAACACGCCAAGCGCCACGGCAAGCGCCGCATCATCTACGCCATTCCCTATACCAGCATCATCGAACAAACCTCGGACGTGTTCCGCCGGGTGTTCGAAGGGCTAGCTCCCGATCCGGTGGTCGAGCACCACAGCAACGCCGACGCGGACGCGAGCGAAGAAACGCTGAAAAGCCGGCTGGCCTGTGAGAACTGGGACGCGCCCATCATCGTCACCACCAACGTCCAATTCTACGAATCTCTATTCACGGCTAAAACCTCCCGTTGCCGCAAGCTGCACAACATCGTGAACAGCGTCGTGGTACTGGACGAGGCACATCTCTTACCGCCGGAATTTCTGCAACCCATCCTCGACGTTCTCAAGCTGCTCGCCCACCACTACGGCGTGAGCATCGTGCTGTCCAGCGCTACCCAACCGGCCTTGTCCACCCGCGAGTACTTCGATCCCAGTCAGAACCTGGACGGCTTGGACAATGTGCGCGAACTGATGGAGGGCGGCCCCTTCGTCCGCAATCCGGACGAGCTCTATCGGGCACTCAAGCGGGTCGAAGTCCGCCTTCCCGAGGATTGGAACACGCCGATGACCTGGGAATCCCTGACCGGCGAGTTGCAACAACGGGGTAGCGTACTGTGCATCGTCAACCGCCGGAAAGACGCCCGCGAGCTCTTCAAGCTCATGCCCAAAGGCACGCTCCATCTCTCGGCCCTGATGTGCGGCGCGCACCGCTCGGACGTGATCCGGCTCATCAAGAAACGGCTCGAGGCGGGAGAAATCGTGCGGGTCGTCAGCACTCAACTGGTCGAAGCCGGGGTCGACCTCGATTTTCCCGTGGTCTATCGAGCGCTCGCCGGTCTCGATTCCATCGCCCAGGCGGCCGGCCGCTGCAATCGCGAAGGGAAGCTGGAAAAAGGCGAAGTAGTGGTTTTCATTCCGCCCAAAGCGTCTCCGCCTGGGCTTTTGCGCAAAGCCGAAGATGCCAGCCGTACCGTGCTCTACGGCAAGATCGCCGATCCCTTGGAGCGTACCCTGTTCGACCGCTATTTCGTGCAGTTCTATCACGCCTGCCAGCTCGACCAGCACGGCATCCGCGACCAGCTGAAGGTCGGCGACAATTCGCTCGCCGTCAATTTCCGCACCGCCGCCGAAAAATTCCGCCTGATCCAGGACCAGGACAGCGCGACCATCGTGGTCCGCTACCGCGGCCTCGACCAGTCCGACAATACCGTAAACGCACTCCTAGGCAAGCTTCGCAAGGACGGACCGGAACGCTGGCTGATGCGTAAATTGCAGCGCTACACCGTCTCGGTGCCGCGGCGGTACGTGGAACGCTGGCTTCGGCTGGGCGATGTGCAGGAATGGCAGCCCGGTTTGTTCGTCCAGGTCAGCGATGTCGGGTACTCGAACGACCTCGGCCTTTTGCTGGAAGAAGATGACGGCGAGCCACCGGTGCTGTGTGTGTAA
- a CDS encoding CRISPR-associated protein Csx16: MAQYASTFAACLGSWGHNLTIRFIARLPGTVALAQKKASKSHVIDHVDVTDFQPGGMATGTLSVNSAVEVRSHGDRCPSPSSAPSPKPRGSGPSSEDMRCCEARIDEFAFQPVTRKSHDGKRRKSIG; encoded by the coding sequence GTGGCACAGTATGCGTCGACGTTTGCGGCGTGTCTCGGCTCTTGGGGACATAACTTGACGATTCGTTTCATTGCTCGACTTCCCGGCACAGTGGCTTTGGCGCAGAAAAAAGCATCGAAGTCACATGTCATCGATCACGTGGACGTAACCGACTTTCAGCCTGGTGGCATGGCCACAGGCACCCTGTCGGTGAATTCGGCTGTTGAAGTCCGCTCTCATGGCGACCGTTGCCCGTCCCCGTCTTCGGCCCCCTCTCCCAAACCACGCGGCAGCGGGCCTTCGTCCGAGGACATGCGGTGCTGCGAAGCACGGATAGACGAATTCGCCTTTCAACCCGTCACAAGGAAATCTCACGATGGAAAAAGAAGAAAGAGTATTGGTTAG
- a CDS encoding IS481 family transposase, with the protein MQIRLHKNARTTPAVRQAIQASTLSERALAQKHGISRTTVRKWKHRSSVEDASHRPHTLRTTLTPAQEAIVVYLRQALLLPLDDLLAVTREFLNPAVSRSGLDRCLRRHGVASLKTLLPPTEKAKVKPFKAYEPGFLHLDVKYLPAIDGEPRRYLFVAIDRATRWVYVALKPNRTALSAKDFLKAVIQAAPFRIQKCLTDNGSEFTDRFLTRTRQPSGTHEFDRLCTEQGIEHRLIPPGRPQTNGLVERFNGRIEEVLQTHHFDSTADLDTTLHRYVELYNHHIPQKALGHLTPIQALKNWQLSHPHLFRKKVYDLAGLDT; encoded by the coding sequence ATGCAGATTCGTCTTCATAAGAACGCCCGTACCACCCCGGCCGTTCGGCAGGCCATTCAAGCGTCCACGTTGAGCGAGCGCGCCTTGGCCCAAAAGCATGGCATTAGCCGAACGACCGTCCGCAAGTGGAAACACCGCTCCTCGGTCGAAGATGCCTCACACCGGCCCCACACCCTCAGAACCACGCTCACGCCCGCCCAGGAAGCCATCGTGGTCTACCTCCGCCAAGCTCTGCTCCTCCCCTTGGATGATCTCCTGGCCGTGACCCGGGAATTTCTCAATCCCGCCGTGTCCCGTTCCGGGCTAGACCGCTGCCTGCGCCGCCACGGGGTGGCGTCCCTCAAGACCCTGCTTCCGCCTACAGAGAAGGCGAAGGTCAAACCCTTCAAGGCCTATGAGCCCGGCTTCCTTCACCTGGATGTTAAGTACTTGCCCGCCATCGACGGCGAACCCCGCCGATACCTGTTCGTCGCCATCGACCGCGCCACCCGCTGGGTCTATGTCGCCCTCAAGCCCAACCGCACCGCCTTAAGCGCAAAGGACTTCCTCAAAGCGGTGATTCAGGCCGCGCCTTTCCGCATCCAGAAATGCCTGACCGACAACGGCTCGGAGTTTACCGACCGTTTCCTGACCCGAACTCGGCAGCCCTCGGGGACGCATGAGTTTGACCGCCTCTGTACTGAACAAGGCATCGAACATCGCCTGATTCCGCCGGGCCGGCCCCAAACGAATGGCCTGGTGGAACGCTTCAATGGCCGCATCGAGGAGGTGTTGCAAACCCATCACTTCGATTCAACCGCCGATCTGGACACCACCTTGCACCGCTATGTCGAGCTGTACAATCATCACATTCCCCAAAAGGCCTTAGGCCATCTCACCCCGATCCAGGCTCTCAAAAACTGGCAACTGTCCCATCCTCATCTTTTTCGAAAGAAGGTTTACGATCTTGCGGGACTTGACACCTAG